In Daphnia magna isolate NIES linkage group LG6, ASM2063170v1.1, whole genome shotgun sequence, the following are encoded in one genomic region:
- the LOC123473765 gene encoding zinc finger BED domain-containing protein DAYSLEEPER-like, with amino-acid sequence MAATFLYPRLKMQYFINNGWDCGGESRDAFQPLDENLITGRVMPAIHFVWKNYKEIPTVQTMNIKAMEKSNSSKNVTSSVSTGSGKRPAFDHSYIANVLSKNSSVERFEIDEMGEYEVERTEPADCDPRAVYTYWANRSCRWPRLGHMAKEILSIPATRASRERAFSVGKDVFGIDRMSLKAETVEALVCLRSWYRLGIIVEMDVQPFLDENADGQFMEEYSDPE; translated from the exons ATGGCGGCCACTTTCCTATATCCCAGGCTGAAGATGCAGTATTTCATCAACAACGGTTGGGATTGTGGGGGAGAATCACGAGATGCCTTTCAACCTCTGGACGAAAATCTCATCACAGGCAGAGTAATGCCAGC gatacATTTTGTATGGAAGAATTATAAAGAAATTCCAACTGTTCAAACCATGAACATTAAAGCTATGGAAAAAAGCAATAGTAGCAAAAACGTCACTTCATCAGTCTCAACTGGAAGTGGAAAGCGACCAGCATTCGACCACAGCTACATCGCCAACGTTCTCTCAAAAAATAGTTCAGTGGAGAGGTTTGAAATAGATGAAATGGGAGAGTATGAGGTTGAAAGAACGGAACCGGCAGACTGTGATCCTCGCGCAGTGTACACTTATTGGGCTAACCGGTCTTGCCGATGGCCTCGCTTGGGCCATATGGCCAAAGAAATTCTTAGCATTCCAGCGACAAGGGCAAGTAGGGAAAGGGCCTTCAGCGTGGGCAAAGATGTTTTTGGCATTGACCGAATGAGTCTAAAGGCTGAGACCGTCGAAGCTCTTGTCTGTCTGCGGTCCTGGTACAGACTAGGAATAATAGTAGAAATGGACGTTCAGCCATTTTTGGATGAAAACGCTGATGGGCAATTTATGGAGGAATATTCTGATCctgaataa